One region of Bacteroidales bacterium genomic DNA includes:
- the dnaK gene encoding molecular chaperone DnaK, giving the protein MGKIIGIDLGTTNSCVSVMEGNEPVVIPNSEGKRTTPSIVAFIAGGERKVGDPAKRQAITNPEKTIYSIKRFMGETFDKVKLEVNRVPYKVVKGENNTPRVKIDDRLYTPQEISAMVLQKMKKTAEDYLGQEVTDAVITVPAYFSDSQRQATKEAGEIAGLNVKRIINEPTAASLAYGLDKKDKEQTIAVFDLGGGTFDISILELGDGVFEVKSTNGDTHLGGDDFDQIIIDWLAEEFLKDENIDLRKDPMALQRLKEAAEKAKIELSSSTSTEINLPYIMPVEGIPKHLVRSLSRAKFEQLSDSLIQRVLGPCKTAMKDAGISNSDIDEIILVGGSTRIPAIQKKVKDFFGKEPSKGVNPDEVVAVGAAIQGGVLTGEVKDVLLLDVTPLSMGIETMGRVMTKIIEANTTIPTKKTQTFTTAVDNQPSVEIHILQGERAMASDNKTIGRFHLDGIPPSSRGIPQIEVTFDIDANGILNVSAKDKGTGKEQNIRIEASSGLSDEEIQKMKDEATANADADKKVKERIDKINQADGLIFQTEKQLKEFGDKLPADKKGPIEEALKKLKDAHKAEDLDAIDKAMEELNTVFQAASQEMYNQGAQGGEQGANFQDANTNNPYADQQEGDDSKKSGDDDVQDVDYEEVK; this is encoded by the coding sequence ATGGGAAAAATAATAGGTATAGATTTAGGAACAACAAATTCTTGTGTTTCAGTTATGGAAGGGAATGAACCGGTTGTTATACCTAACAGTGAAGGTAAAAGAACCACACCTTCAATAGTTGCTTTTATTGCCGGCGGTGAAAGAAAAGTAGGAGACCCTGCCAAAAGGCAAGCAATTACAAATCCTGAAAAAACAATTTATTCAATCAAAAGATTTATGGGTGAAACCTTTGACAAAGTAAAACTCGAAGTTAACCGGGTTCCCTACAAAGTTGTAAAAGGAGAAAATAATACACCGAGAGTTAAGATTGATGACAGATTATATACACCGCAGGAAATATCGGCAATGGTTCTTCAAAAAATGAAAAAAACCGCTGAAGATTATTTGGGTCAAGAAGTTACTGATGCAGTAATTACAGTTCCGGCTTATTTCAGTGATTCTCAAAGACAAGCTACTAAAGAAGCCGGAGAAATTGCCGGACTAAATGTAAAAAGAATTATAAATGAACCTACTGCTGCTTCATTAGCATACGGATTAGATAAAAAAGATAAAGAACAAACGATAGCAGTATTTGACCTTGGTGGCGGAACTTTTGATATTTCAATTCTTGAGCTCGGTGACGGAGTTTTTGAAGTAAAATCAACAAATGGTGATACGCACCTCGGAGGTGATGATTTCGATCAAATAATTATTGATTGGTTGGCGGAAGAATTTTTGAAAGATGAAAACATCGACTTAAGAAAAGACCCGATGGCTCTTCAAAGATTAAAAGAAGCAGCAGAAAAAGCAAAAATTGAGTTATCAAGTTCAACAAGTACAGAAATCAATCTGCCTTATATCATGCCAGTTGAAGGAATTCCGAAACATTTAGTAAGATCTTTATCAAGAGCAAAATTTGAACAACTGTCTGACAGCTTAATACAAAGAGTGTTAGGGCCATGTAAAACAGCAATGAAAGATGCCGGAATTTCAAATTCTGACATTGATGAAATTATATTAGTAGGCGGTTCAACCAGAATACCTGCCATTCAAAAGAAAGTAAAAGATTTCTTCGGAAAAGAACCTTCTAAAGGTGTGAATCCGGATGAAGTTGTTGCTGTTGGTGCTGCTATTCAAGGCGGTGTATTAACCGGTGAAGTAAAAGATGTATTACTTCTTGATGTTACTCCGCTTTCAATGGGTATTGAAACAATGGGCAGAGTGATGACAAAAATAATTGAAGCAAATACAACTATACCGACAAAAAAAACTCAAACATTTACAACTGCTGTTGACAATCAGCCTTCTGTTGAAATCCATATTTTACAAGGAGAAAGAGCAATGGCAAGTGATAATAAAACAATCGGTCGTTTCCATCTTGACGGAATTCCGCCGTCATCAAGAGGAATACCTCAAATTGAAGTTACTTTTGATATTGATGCAAACGGAATTCTTAATGTATCAGCGAAAGACAAAGGAACAGGAAAAGAGCAAAACATCAGAATTGAAGCATCTTCCGGTTTATCTGATGAAGAAATTCAAAAAATGAAAGATGAAGCAACTGCAAATGCTGATGCCGATAAAAAAGTAAAAGAAAGAATTGACAAAATTAATCAGGCAGACGGATTAATCTTCCAAACTGAAAAACAATTGAAAGAATTCGGAGATAAATTACCGGCCGATAAAAAAGGCCCGATTGAAGAAGCACTTAAAAAATTGAAAGATGCTCATAAAGCAGAAGACCTTGATGCAATTGATAAAGCTATGGAAGAACTAAATACGGTATTCCAAGCTGCATCTCAAGAAATGTATAATCAAGGTGCACAAGGCGGAGAACAAGGAGCAAATTTCCAAGATGCAAATACTAATAATCCTTATGCTGATCAACAAGAGGGTGATGACAGTAAAAAGTCCGGAGATGATGATGTTCAGGATGTTGATTATGAGGAAGTAAAATAA
- a CDS encoding DUF5686 and carboxypeptidase regulatory-like domain-containing protein encodes MKHILLIIFFSSIVFSASSQITVTGKVTNKKTKEYLPFVNVIYHEKYGTTTNLDGTFKIFSKTEIRKLNFRYLGYKDTTIFIDNTKKNIYIEISLEKENYAIGEVVIYPGENPAHRIIREVVKNRKINNPEKNLKSFSYTSYTKFIATFDKDEVLLQDSVYHAGKDSIKQVRNDTLLQAGKTLEYIARIDSVEKAKIDSVRKVKGFYSLKEFTDIQYLMIMENVSNRKYKYPDKNSEKIIASRVSGVKDPSLFLLATELQPFTFYEDFITLDEKVYLNPISNGSVRKYLFVIEDTTYTTAGDSVFTISFRPRKNKNFEGLKGTLKINTNSYSIQSVIAEPYVMRGLVGLKVQQNYEYINNKQWFPIELNTVIIFNKSIMPSIKGLGKMPNLIYTGKTYLSNIKLNPVFEKKDFINKDIELVNDAGRKDSIFWKEYRKTELSAKDKRTYRVIDSIGEATNLDLKINVLKSVISGYIPYKIIDIDIRKLFTYNNYEGFRPGFGFVTNKSVSRYLSLGGYVGYGFKDKQFKYGGEFNISPLGDEYLKFNFSYKNDVFETGGIDFLDDRNIFSSENQRKYLINKMYNFEEMQLNLYSHKISSLKINLFAKKSLISNEYIFVSDTITTNVSYNLSEAGVQMKFSPNAKYQRYLGEKIIMTQKDPIFWLNLSKGIQEFGGEYDYIKITAKVSESFQTKLFGKTNIHFKAGYIFGEVPYVCLFNGNGGYKNFVVETENSFNTMRMNEFISDRFASLFFKQDFSSLLFKTKKYAPEISFITNVGWGELSNDYNNYFNSETLEKVYYESGILIDHIISLYDIIGLGAGVFYRYGSYKLPDEIDNFAFKFSLSLRL; translated from the coding sequence ATGAAGCATATTTTATTAATTATTTTTTTTTCAAGCATTGTTTTTTCCGCAAGTTCCCAAATAACAGTTACCGGAAAAGTTACAAATAAGAAAACAAAAGAATATTTACCTTTTGTAAATGTTATATACCATGAAAAATACGGTACAACAACAAATCTTGACGGAACATTTAAAATCTTTTCTAAAACCGAGATTAGAAAATTAAATTTCAGATATTTGGGTTATAAGGATACGACCATTTTTATTGATAATACTAAAAAGAATATTTACATTGAAATTTCATTAGAGAAAGAAAACTATGCGATTGGTGAAGTTGTTATTTACCCCGGAGAAAATCCTGCACACAGAATTATTAGGGAAGTTGTAAAAAACAGAAAAATAAACAATCCCGAAAAGAACTTAAAATCTTTCAGCTACACTTCTTATACTAAATTTATTGCCACTTTTGATAAAGATGAAGTCCTTTTACAGGATTCGGTTTATCATGCCGGAAAAGATTCAATAAAACAAGTTAGGAATGATACTTTATTACAGGCAGGAAAAACACTTGAATATATTGCAAGAATTGATTCTGTTGAAAAAGCAAAGATTGATTCTGTAAGAAAAGTAAAAGGTTTTTATTCTTTAAAAGAGTTTACAGATATTCAATACTTAATGATAATGGAGAATGTCAGTAACAGAAAATATAAATATCCTGACAAAAACTCTGAAAAAATTATTGCTTCAAGAGTATCCGGTGTAAAAGATCCTTCATTATTTCTTTTGGCAACTGAATTACAGCCATTTACTTTTTATGAAGATTTTATAACATTAGATGAAAAAGTGTATTTGAATCCAATAAGTAACGGTTCCGTAAGGAAATATTTATTTGTTATTGAAGACACCACATACACGACAGCAGGTGATTCAGTCTTTACGATTTCATTCAGACCAAGAAAAAACAAAAACTTTGAAGGTTTAAAAGGAACATTAAAAATTAATACAAATAGTTATTCAATACAAAGTGTAATTGCAGAGCCATACGTAATGAGAGGACTTGTCGGGTTAAAAGTACAACAGAATTACGAGTATATTAATAATAAACAATGGTTTCCGATTGAATTAAATACTGTGATTATATTTAACAAATCAATAATGCCTTCAATTAAAGGATTAGGTAAAATGCCAAATTTAATTTACACAGGAAAAACATATTTAAGTAATATTAAATTAAATCCTGTTTTTGAAAAGAAAGATTTTATTAATAAAGATATTGAGCTTGTTAATGATGCAGGCAGAAAAGACAGTATATTTTGGAAAGAATACAGAAAAACAGAACTTTCGGCAAAAGACAAAAGAACTTATCGCGTTATTGACAGCATTGGAGAAGCAACTAATTTAGATTTAAAAATAAATGTATTGAAGTCTGTAATATCAGGATATATTCCTTATAAAATTATTGATATTGATATCCGGAAACTTTTTACTTATAATAATTACGAAGGGTTTAGGCCGGGTTTTGGTTTTGTTACAAATAAATCGGTATCAAGATATTTATCATTAGGCGGATATGTCGGATACGGATTTAAAGATAAACAATTTAAATATGGCGGTGAATTTAATATTTCGCCTTTGGGAGATGAATACCTTAAATTTAATTTTTCATATAAAAATGATGTTTTTGAAACAGGCGGAATAGATTTTCTTGATGACAGGAACATATTTTCTTCAGAAAATCAAAGAAAATATTTGATAAATAAAATGTACAATTTTGAAGAAATGCAATTGAATTTGTATTCTCATAAAATTAGTTCTTTGAAGATAAATTTATTTGCAAAAAAGAGCTTAATTAGTAATGAATATATTTTTGTTTCTGATACTATAACTACAAATGTATCCTATAATTTAAGCGAAGCAGGAGTTCAAATGAAATTTTCACCAAATGCAAAATATCAAAGATATTTAGGCGAAAAAATTATAATGACACAAAAAGATCCGATTTTTTGGTTAAATTTATCTAAGGGCATACAGGAATTTGGAGGAGAATATGATTATATAAAAATTACGGCTAAAGTTTCAGAAAGTTTTCAAACAAAATTATTCGGAAAAACAAACATTCATTTTAAAGCAGGCTACATATTCGGAGAAGTTCCTTATGTTTGCTTGTTTAACGGAAACGGAGGTTATAAAAACTTTGTAGTTGAGACAGAGAATAGTTTTAATACAATGCGAATGAATGAATTTATATCTGACAGATTTGCATCTTTATTTTTTAAGCAAGATTTTAGCAGTCTCCTTTTTAAAACTAAAAAATATGCTCCTGAAATATCATTTATTACAAATGTCGGTTGGGGTGAGTTAAGTAACGATTACAATAATTATTTTAATTCTGAAACGCTTGAAAAAGTTTATTATGAGTCCGGAATTCTGATTGATCATATAATTAGTTTGTATGATATTATTGGTCTCGGGGCAGGTGTTTTTTACAGATACGGTTCTTATAAGCTGCCTGATGAAATTGATAATTTTGCTTTTAAATTTTCTTTATCTTTAAGGTTGTAA
- a CDS encoding DUF2851 family protein — translation MPETNNMKEEFLHFIWKNKLFDKNSLFDNAGNKIKIVDTGLHNFDAGPDFFNAKIKIKETIWAGNVEIHTKSSNWVKHNHHKDKAYDNVILHLVFEHDKEVYNTKGEQIQTCELKFDSKYLANYHQLISSQKDIPCNNYINKTDSFTLNSWLTNLLIERIEQKTTYVKNILKFTNNNWEEAFYIVLAKAFGFKVNAEPFELTAKSLPSIILAKNKNNLFQLEALLFGQAGMLNGSETDDDYFLSLKKEYEFLKNKYKLKPIETHLWKFLRIRPVNFPTVRISQFAALINKSSHLFSKILESKDVKIIEQMFDLKASEYWNTHYNFVKISKKKIKTFGKSATENIIINTVIPIMFLYGKEKANEEIRDKAINFLENIKAEKNNITKKWTSADIDIKNAYFSQSLIQLYNEYCLKKRCLNCRIGNKYINV, via the coding sequence ATGCCGGAAACCAACAACATGAAAGAGGAATTCCTCCATTTTATCTGGAAAAACAAACTTTTTGATAAAAACAGTCTGTTTGATAATGCCGGTAATAAAATTAAAATTGTAGATACCGGGCTTCATAACTTTGATGCCGGACCGGATTTCTTTAATGCAAAAATTAAAATAAAAGAAACAATATGGGCAGGAAATGTTGAAATTCATACAAAATCTTCAAATTGGGTAAAGCATAATCATCATAAAGATAAAGCTTATGATAATGTAATTTTACATCTTGTTTTTGAACATGATAAAGAAGTTTACAATACAAAAGGTGAACAAATACAAACTTGCGAATTGAAATTTGACAGTAAATATCTTGCTAATTATCACCAACTTATATCATCTCAAAAAGATATTCCTTGCAATAATTATATAAACAAAACAGACAGTTTTACATTAAATTCTTGGTTAACAAATTTATTAATTGAACGTATTGAACAAAAAACAACTTATGTAAAAAATATTCTGAAATTTACAAACAACAATTGGGAAGAAGCATTTTATATTGTATTAGCAAAAGCATTCGGATTTAAAGTTAATGCAGAGCCTTTTGAACTCACTGCAAAATCGTTACCTTCAATTATACTCGCAAAAAACAAAAACAATCTTTTTCAACTTGAAGCTTTACTTTTCGGCCAAGCCGGAATGTTAAACGGTTCTGAAACAGATGATGATTATTTTCTTTCTTTAAAAAAAGAATATGAATTCTTGAAAAACAAATATAAACTGAAACCGATTGAAACTCATCTTTGGAAATTTTTACGTATAAGACCCGTTAATTTTCCGACTGTAAGAATATCTCAATTTGCTGCTTTGATTAACAAATCTTCACATCTTTTTTCAAAAATATTAGAAAGCAAAGATGTTAAAATCATCGAACAAATGTTTGATTTAAAAGCAAGTGAATATTGGAATACACATTATAATTTCGTTAAAATATCAAAAAAGAAAATAAAAACATTCGGAAAATCAGCTACAGAGAATATTATTATAAACACAGTGATTCCAATTATGTTTCTTTACGGGAAAGAAAAAGCAAACGAAGAAATCCGAGACAAAGCAATAAATTTTCTTGAAAACATTAAAGCCGAAAAAAACAATATTACAAAAAAATGGACATCAGCAGATATTGACATAAAAAATGCCTACTTTTCGCAATCCTTAATTCAACTGTATAATGAATATTGTTTGAAAAAAAGATGTTTGAATTGCCGTATCGGAAATAAATACATAAATGTTTAA
- a CDS encoding potassium channel protein, producing the protein MFKEFRNIYIASIALLVIFLSGIFGYKILEGFDFVEAVYMTVITISTVGFKEIHPLSKEGMIFTGVLIIFSLGFFGYFITSVTRLFIDGEYKKMVKTYYRNKKIKKLKNHVIICGFGRNGRQATIELLKINKNVIVIDNNKDILNKNINEEIVKNKNFTFVRGDASHEESLFEANINNAKALITTLPNDAENLLIILTSRDINSRMTIISRASDEHSYSKLKRAGADNVIMPDIVGGSRMAKLVSKPDTMEFLEMIMLKEGVDVNLEEIRCDDLASCFVDSTISDLDIRKKTGANIIGLKLGNGEYLFNPSSKIKLKQEDKLFVLGAVEQVNKLKKLLESGHYFDETV; encoded by the coding sequence ATGTTTAAAGAATTTCGTAATATATATATAGCATCAATTGCTCTCCTTGTTATTTTTTTAAGCGGAATATTCGGCTATAAAATACTTGAAGGATTCGACTTCGTTGAAGCAGTATATATGACTGTTATTACAATTTCAACCGTTGGTTTTAAGGAAATTCATCCTTTATCAAAAGAAGGTATGATTTTTACGGGAGTATTAATAATATTCAGTTTAGGATTTTTTGGTTATTTCATAACTTCGGTAACAAGACTGTTTATTGACGGAGAGTATAAAAAAATGGTTAAAACCTATTACAGAAACAAAAAAATAAAAAAATTGAAAAATCATGTTATAATATGCGGATTTGGCCGTAACGGAAGACAAGCAACAATAGAGTTGCTCAAAATCAATAAGAACGTGATTGTTATTGATAACAACAAAGATATTCTTAATAAAAACATAAACGAAGAAATTGTTAAAAACAAGAACTTCACATTTGTTCGAGGAGATGCCTCTCATGAAGAAAGTTTGTTTGAAGCAAATATAAATAATGCAAAAGCATTAATTACAACACTGCCTAATGATGCAGAAAACCTTTTAATAATATTAACCTCAAGAGACATTAACTCTCGAATGACAATCATCTCCAGAGCATCCGATGAACATTCTTATTCAAAACTAAAACGTGCCGGAGCAGACAATGTAATTATGCCTGATATTGTGGGAGGTTCAAGAATGGCAAAATTAGTTTCAAAGCCGGATACTATGGAATTTTTGGAAATGATTATGCTGAAGGAAGGTGTTGATGTAAATTTAGAAGAAATCCGCTGTGATGATTTAGCATCTTGTTTTGTTGACAGTACAATTTCGGATTTAGATATTCGGAAAAAAACCGGAGCAAATATTATCGGCTTAAAATTAGGAAACGGGGAATATTTGTTTAACCCGAGCAGCAAAATTAAATTGAAGCAAGAAGATAAACTTTTTGTTCTCGGAGCTGTAGAGCAAGTTAATAAATTAAAAAAACTGCTGGAAAGCGGTCATTATTTTGATGAAACAGTCTAA
- the miaA gene encoding tRNA (adenosine(37)-N6)-dimethylallyltransferase MiaA, translating to MNKTLIVISGPTGIGKTNISIELAQMLNTVIISSDSRQIYKELKIGTAAPSEADSAKVKHYMVANKSIYDYYSAGIYELEVLEILEDTFKINNTAILAGGSGMYIDAVCKGIDILPDVEPELREKLTKQYEKEGIESLRFDLKRLDPEHYKIVDLNNQKRILKALEVCIQTGKTYTSFLTNPSKQRNFNIIKIGLERDREELYERINNRVDLMIKQGLIEEAKQFHKDKHLNALNTVGYKELFPYFEGVYDLKEAIRLIKRNSRRYAKRQITWFKRDKDITWFHPKDKQDIIRFIYNHI from the coding sequence TTGAATAAAACTTTAATCGTCATATCAGGTCCCACGGGAATCGGAAAAACCAATATCAGCATTGAATTAGCTCAAATGCTCAATACCGTTATTATATCATCTGATTCAAGACAAATATATAAAGAACTGAAAATTGGTACAGCTGCACCGAGTGAAGCTGATTCGGCAAAAGTGAAACATTATATGGTTGCAAATAAATCAATTTATGATTACTACAGTGCAGGCATTTATGAGTTAGAGGTTCTTGAAATTTTGGAGGATACCTTTAAAATAAATAATACTGCAATTTTGGCAGGCGGTTCAGGCATGTATATTGATGCTGTTTGCAAAGGTATTGATATACTGCCTGATGTTGAGCCGGAATTAAGAGAAAAACTTACAAAGCAATATGAAAAAGAAGGTATTGAAAGTTTAAGATTTGATTTAAAGAGATTAGACCCGGAACATTACAAAATTGTTGACCTGAATAATCAAAAGCGTATCCTTAAAGCTTTGGAAGTCTGCATCCAAACCGGAAAAACTTATACATCTTTCCTCACAAACCCAAGTAAACAGCGTAATTTCAATATTATAAAAATTGGTTTAGAAAGAGACCGAGAAGAACTTTATGAAAGAATCAACAACCGTGTTGACTTGATGATTAAACAAGGTCTTATTGAAGAAGCAAAACAATTTCATAAAGATAAACACTTAAACGCATTGAATACTGTAGGTTACAAAGAATTATTTCCTTATTTTGAAGGAGTATATGATTTGAAAGAAGCAATAAGATTAATAAAACGCAATTCCCGAAGATATGCAAAACGCCAAATAACTTGGTTTAAACGAGATAAAGATATTACTTGGTTTCATCCTAAAGATAAACAGGATATTATTAGGTTCATATATAATCATATATAA
- a CDS encoding NAD kinase has translation MQVAVFGKNFKEGFKDSIIEFFKIIKEFNYKVSIYEPYYDFIKDFCVYDPEPDHVFSCCDTMTESLDMMFSIGGDGTFLESVSFIKDKEVPIVGINSGRLGFLANISQEDIPLALNAIEEGRYLTEDRTLLEVNSEKDIFKKYNYALNEVTVQKRDSGSMITIKVFINGEFLNTYWADGLILATPTGSTAYSLSLGGPIVVPGSQNFILTPIAPHNLTVRPIVIPDNNEIIIEVAGRTENYLISLDHHFKVVEKNTVLKVKVADFKIKTVRIEGNTFFNNIRDKLMWGFDKRN, from the coding sequence ATGCAAGTAGCTGTCTTCGGAAAGAATTTTAAAGAGGGATTTAAAGATTCAATTATTGAATTTTTTAAGATCATTAAGGAATTTAATTATAAAGTTTCAATATATGAACCTTATTATGATTTTATAAAGGATTTCTGTGTATATGATCCTGAACCTGATCATGTTTTTTCTTGTTGTGATACTATGACAGAATCTTTGGATATGATGTTCAGCATAGGCGGAGACGGTACTTTTTTGGAAAGTGTATCCTTTATAAAAGATAAAGAAGTCCCGATTGTAGGAATAAACAGCGGACGTTTGGGATTCTTGGCAAACATCTCACAAGAAGATATTCCTCTCGCTTTAAATGCAATAGAAGAAGGCAGATATTTAACCGAGGACAGAACTTTATTAGAGGTAAATTCTGAAAAAGATATTTTTAAAAAATATAATTATGCTTTAAATGAAGTAACTGTACAAAAGAGAGATTCAGGATCAATGATTACAATAAAAGTCTTTATAAACGGTGAGTTTTTAAATACATATTGGGCTGACGGATTAATACTTGCTACACCTACCGGATCAACGGCCTATTCTTTGAGCCTTGGCGGGCCGATTGTTGTGCCCGGTTCTCAAAATTTTATACTTACACCTATTGCACCGCATAATCTTACTGTTCGTCCTATAGTAATTCCCGATAATAATGAAATTATTATTGAAGTTGCCGGAAGAACTGAAAATTATCTGATTTCTTTGGATCATCATTTTAAAGTAGTTGAAAAAAACACAGTTTTGAAAGTAAAAGTTGCCGATTTTAAAATTAAAACTGTACGAATAGAAGGCAATACTTTTTTCAATAATATTAGAGATAAATTAATGTGGGGCTTTGATAAGAGGAATTAA
- a CDS encoding LuxR C-terminal-related transcriptional regulator: MNKVTFIIAEKSYVIRTGLIKIINGFPETSVIKEIADVRKLMKIMNNNKPDILIINSKLLDDAHEDIREMFSEKVNTKFVIFVGTKRGNEHFEYFDEKISVDDNKEEIIKKLQTIIISKLPEKHKADSVELSEREKDVVKQIALGKTNKEIADLLFISVHTVISHRKNITRKLDIKTVSGITVYAILNNIIDIDEAV; the protein is encoded by the coding sequence ATGAATAAAGTTACATTTATAATTGCAGAAAAATCATATGTGATTCGAACCGGATTAATAAAAATAATTAACGGATTTCCGGAAACGTCTGTCATTAAAGAGATTGCAGATGTCAGGAAATTAATGAAGATAATGAATAATAATAAACCTGATATTCTGATAATTAATTCAAAATTACTTGATGATGCACATGAAGACATAAGAGAAATGTTTTCCGAAAAGGTTAATACCAAATTTGTAATTTTTGTAGGAACCAAAAGAGGAAATGAGCATTTTGAATATTTTGATGAAAAAATATCTGTTGATGATAATAAAGAGGAAATAATAAAAAAACTGCAAACAATAATTATATCAAAATTGCCTGAAAAACATAAAGCGGATAGTGTAGAATTGTCAGAAAGAGAGAAAGATGTGGTTAAACAGATTGCTTTGGGTAAAACAAACAAAGAAATTGCAGATTTATTATTTATAAGCGTACATACTGTTATTTCTCACAGAAAAAATATTACAAGAAAATTAGATATAAAAACTGTTTCGGGTATTACTGTTTATGCAATTTTAAATAATATTATTGATATTGATGAAGCTGTTTAA
- a CDS encoding SLC13 family permease, whose translation MSNTNNNTPTKKIGLILGALSAILILILADLDPQKPEVTATLAVAVLMAVWWVTEAVPIAVTALLPVALFPLFGVMDGKDVSSVYFNHVIFLFIGGFLVAMAMEKHNLHKRIALRILLLTGTGHGKILFGFMFATAFLSMWMSNTATAMMMVPVAISIISKFSEILDKKDARKYSLSLLLGIAYSASVGGIATLIGTPPNLSFSRIFAIMFPAAPEITFSQWFVFALPVSLFMLFAAWAVLYLIYKTSSKSIIAGKDIFRQQYKELGKASFEEKIVFTAFITLALLWIFRSGITIESFEIPGWSSLFDNPKYINDGTVAVITAVILFVIPARSKPGTRILEKDSIRKLPWHIVLLFGGGFALAQGFSESGLAVWFGEQLKGIAGIHPFLIILLIAFFMSFLTELTSNTATTEMLLPILAGMAVAVKINPLIFMIPATMAASLAFMLPVATPPNAIVFGTNRIRIADMVRTGFILNLIGVIIVALAMYFWGQSVFDIDINVFPDWALKK comes from the coding sequence ATGTCAAATACAAACAACAACACCCCAACCAAAAAAATAGGCCTCATCCTCGGAGCTTTATCAGCAATATTAATATTAATACTTGCTGATTTAGACCCACAAAAACCGGAAGTTACAGCAACACTTGCCGTTGCGGTTTTAATGGCTGTTTGGTGGGTAACAGAGGCAGTACCCATTGCCGTTACCGCACTTTTGCCTGTTGCATTATTCCCTTTGTTCGGAGTTATGGATGGTAAAGATGTTTCATCAGTATATTTTAATCATGTCATTTTTTTATTTATCGGCGGTTTTTTGGTTGCCATGGCAATGGAAAAACATAATTTACATAAACGCATTGCATTAAGAATTTTATTGTTGACCGGAACAGGTCACGGAAAAATCTTATTCGGTTTTATGTTTGCAACTGCCTTTCTTTCAATGTGGATGTCAAATACAGCAACTGCAATGATGATGGTTCCGGTAGCTATATCCATTATTTCAAAATTCAGTGAAATATTGGATAAGAAAGATGCACGAAAATACTCTTTGAGTTTGCTGCTCGGGATTGCTTATAGTGCATCGGTCGGAGGAATTGCAACACTAATAGGAACACCGCCTAATTTGTCTTTTTCGAGGATATTTGCAATAATGTTTCCGGCTGCTCCCGAAATTACATTTTCGCAGTGGTTTGTGTTTGCTTTACCGGTTAGTTTATTTATGCTTTTTGCTGCATGGGCTGTTTTATATTTGATATATAAAACAAGTTCAAAATCAATAATTGCAGGGAAAGATATTTTCAGGCAACAATACAAAGAACTCGGAAAAGCATCTTTTGAGGAAAAAATTGTATTTACAGCATTTATAACATTAGCATTATTGTGGATTTTCCGTTCAGGAATAACAATCGAAAGTTTTGAAATTCCCGGTTGGTCTTCATTATTTGATAATCCGAAATATATAAATGACGGAACAGTTGCTGTTATCACAGCTGTTATTTTGTTTGTAATTCCTGCTCGTTCTAAACCGGGTACAAGAATTTTGGAAAAAGATTCCATAAGGAAATTACCTTGGCATATAGTACTTTTATTTGGCGGTGGTTTTGCTTTAGCTCAGGGTTTTTCAGAATCAGGTTTGGCAGTTTGGTTTGGAGAACAACTAAAAGGAATTGCCGGTATTCATCCGTTTTTGATTATTTTATTGATTGCTTTTTTTATGTCGTTTTTAACAGAGTTAACTTCCAATACAGCAACAACAGAAATGCTTTTGCCGATATTAGCCGGAATGGCTGTTGCCGTAAAAATAAATCCGTTAATATTTATGATTCCGGCAACTATGGCTGCTTCATTAGCGTTTATGCTGCCGGTTGCTACACCACCCAATGCCATTGTTTTCGGGACAAACAGAATTCGTATTGCGGATATGGTACGTACCGGATTTATTTTAAATTTAATCGGGGTGATTATTGTCGCTTTAGCTATGTATTTTTGGGGGCAATCTGTTTTTGATATTGATATTAATGTATTTCCTGATTGGGCACTAAAAAAATGA